The Rhinolophus ferrumequinum isolate MPI-CBG mRhiFer1 chromosome 28, mRhiFer1_v1.p, whole genome shotgun sequence genome has a window encoding:
- the NIPA1 gene encoding magnesium transporter NIPA1 gives MGTAAAAAAAAGEGARSPSPAAVSLGLGVAVVSSLVNGSTFVLQKKGIVRAKRRGTSYLTDIVWWAGTIAMAVGQIGNFLAYTAVPTVLVTPLGALGVPFGSILASYLLKEKLNILGKLGCLLSCAGSVVLIIHSPKSESVTTQAELEEKLTNPVFVGYLCIVLLMLLLLIFWIAPAHGPTNIMVYISICSLLGSFTVPSTKGIGLAAQDILHNNPSSRRALCLCLGLLAVLGCSIIVQFRYINKALECFDSSVFGAIYYVVFTTLVLLASAILFREWSNVGLVDFLGMACGFTTVSVGIVLIQVFKEFNFNLGEMNKSNMKTD, from the exons ATGGGGActgcagcggcggcggcggcggcggccggggaGGGGGCGCGCAGCCCGAGCCCCGCCGCGGTGTCTCTCGGCCTGGGCGTGGCCGTGGTGTCGAGCCTGGTGAACGGGTCCACGTTTGTGCTGCAGAAGAAGGGCATCGTGCGCGCCAAGCGGCGAG GTACCTCCTATTTGACAGACATTGTGTGGTGGGCAGGCACGATTGCAA TGGCTGTCGGCCAGATTGGAAACTTCTTGGCTTACACGGCGGTCCCCACGGTCCTGGTGACTCCCCTGGGTGCCCTTGGAGTGCCGTTTGG gtCCATTTTAGCTTCATACCTTCTGAAGGAAAAGCTCAACATCTTGGGCAAGTTGGGGTGTCTGCTCAGCTGTGCAGGTTCTGTCGTGTTGATTATCCACTCCCCGAAATCCGAAAGCGTGACCACCCAGGCCGAGCTGGAGGAGAAGCTGACCAACCCAG TGTTTGTGGGCTACCTGTGCATCGTGCTGCTCATGCTGCTGCTCCTGATCTTCTGGATCGCGCCGGCGCACGGGCCCACCAACATCATGGTGTACATCAGCATCTGCTCGCTGCTCGGGAGCTTCACCGTGCCTTCCACCAAGGGCATCGGCCTGGCGGCCCAGGACATCCTGCACAACAACCCATCCAGTCGGCGCGCCCTGTGCCTGTGCCTGGGGCTGCTGGCCGTGCTGGGCTGCAGCATCATCGTCCAGTTCAGGTACATCAACAAGGCGCTCGAGTGCTTCGACTCTTCCGTGTTCGGGGCCATCTACTACGTGGTGTTCACCACGCTGGTCCTGCTGGCCTCCGCCATCCTCTTCCGGGAGTGGAGCAACGTGGGGCTGGTGGACTTTTTGGGCATGGCCTGTGGGTTCACCACGGTCTCCGTCGGGATTGTCCTGATACAGGTGTTCAAAGAGTTCAATTTCAACCTTGGCGAGATGAACAAATCGAATATGAAAACAGACTAG